In one Pirellulales bacterium genomic region, the following are encoded:
- the larC gene encoding nickel pincer cofactor biosynthesis protein LarC, with amino-acid sequence MRIAYFDCASGIAGDMLLGALVDAGAELAAIQSGVASLGLPGVNITASEVRRQGFRGLKIEIQHEPEQKHRHLHQIVDMIDGGAISPRAKDFAKRIFNRLGEAEAKVHGMEIRKVHFHEVGAIDSIADIVGTAIALDHLGIERIEASPVPTGHGFITIAHGRCSIPAPATAELLTGIPLAESLVAVELTTPTGAAVLAALAERFGPPPAMTVKKIGYGAGTRDLEEQPNLLRVLLGDAAEAVHVGFDSVQAETLCLLETNLDDVSGEVVGHCMAQLFAAGALDVFSCGIQMKKNRPGVLLSVLCSPADSEWLEAIVFRETTTLGIRRVSVNRRKLARRRHQVTTPFGPIDGLLATLPGGELRFSPEYESCRQVAQQHGVALRSVFEAAVRGFTPPT; translated from the coding sequence ATGCGAATTGCTTACTTCGATTGTGCCAGCGGCATCGCCGGCGATATGTTGCTGGGCGCATTGGTCGATGCCGGCGCCGAACTAGCGGCGATTCAATCGGGCGTGGCTTCGTTGGGCTTGCCGGGGGTGAATATCACCGCCAGCGAAGTGCGGCGGCAAGGATTTCGCGGCCTGAAAATCGAAATTCAGCACGAGCCGGAGCAGAAGCACCGGCATTTGCATCAGATTGTGGACATGATTGACGGCGGCGCAATTTCGCCCCGCGCCAAGGATTTCGCTAAGCGAATTTTCAATCGCCTGGGCGAAGCCGAGGCCAAAGTGCATGGCATGGAAATTCGCAAAGTGCATTTCCACGAGGTGGGAGCCATCGACTCCATTGCCGATATCGTGGGCACGGCCATCGCACTGGACCATTTGGGAATCGAGCGGATCGAAGCCTCGCCCGTTCCCACGGGCCACGGTTTTATCACTATTGCCCACGGCCGTTGCAGTATTCCTGCTCCTGCTACTGCCGAATTGTTAACCGGCATTCCGCTGGCCGAAAGTCTCGTAGCGGTCGAATTGACCACGCCGACCGGCGCCGCGGTTCTGGCAGCACTGGCGGAACGGTTTGGGCCACCCCCGGCCATGACCGTCAAAAAAATCGGTTACGGCGCTGGCACGCGCGATTTGGAGGAGCAGCCGAATTTATTGCGGGTGTTGCTCGGCGATGCGGCAGAAGCTGTTCACGTTGGCTTCGACTCGGTCCAAGCGGAAACGCTGTGCCTGTTGGAAACGAATTTGGATGATGTCAGCGGCGAGGTCGTCGGCCACTGCATGGCGCAGCTATTTGCGGCCGGCGCGCTGGATGTATTCTCGTGCGGCATCCAGATGAAAAAAAATCGGCCCGGTGTGTTGCTCAGCGTCTTATGCTCACCGGCCGATAGCGAGTGGCTGGAAGCCATTGTTTTTCGAGAGACCACGACGCTGGGAATTCGCCGCGTCAGCGTGAACCGCCGAAAGCTGGCCCGCCGGCGGCACCAGGTAACGACGCCTTTCGGACCAATCGACGGCTTGCTCGCCACCTTGCCCGGCGGCGAACTGCGATTTTCGCCCGAGTACGAATCTTGCCGCCAGGTTGCCCAGCAGCACGGCGTCGCGCTGCGGAGTGTCTTTGAAGCGGCGGTGCGCGGGTTTACACCGCCCACTTAG
- a CDS encoding nucleotide pyrophosphohydrolase has product MHDEVTTVSELRTLIANFVAAREWQQFHSPKNLSMSLAIEAAELMEHFQWLTIEQSRAVASEPEKLGEVADELADILCYSLALANELKIDISEAIRNKMVKNERKYPAAEFRGRYGLEDKQQ; this is encoded by the coding sequence ATGCACGATGAAGTTACTACGGTTTCCGAGCTGCGGACGCTGATTGCCAACTTTGTGGCGGCGCGCGAATGGCAGCAGTTTCACTCACCAAAGAATCTTTCGATGTCGCTGGCCATTGAGGCGGCCGAGCTCATGGAGCATTTTCAATGGCTGACCATCGAGCAATCGCGGGCTGTGGCCAGCGAGCCGGAAAAATTAGGCGAAGTCGCCGATGAGCTGGCCGACATTTTGTGCTACAGCCTGGCGCTGGCCAATGAATTGAAAATCGACATTTCGGAAGCGATTCGCAACAAAATGGTAAAGAACGAGCGCAAATACCCCGCGGCAGAATTCCGTGGCCGCTACGGTTTGGAAGATAAGCAGCAATGA
- a CDS encoding cupin domain-containing protein yields MDVKNLQQVEAFITKDGSEIRELLAHRNSCIVNQSLAEARVAPGARTAPHFHRLTEEIYYILHGQAQMTIDAEHKTVGPGDAIAIPPGAIHTVFNSGHEPLVFLCTCAPAYEHEDTVLVE; encoded by the coding sequence ATGGACGTAAAAAACTTGCAGCAAGTCGAGGCGTTCATTACCAAAGACGGCTCGGAAATTCGCGAGCTATTGGCCCATCGCAATTCGTGCATTGTCAACCAAAGCCTGGCCGAGGCCCGCGTTGCGCCCGGCGCTCGCACAGCTCCGCACTTTCATCGCTTGACGGAAGAAATTTATTACATTCTTCACGGCCAGGCGCAAATGACGATTGATGCGGAACACAAAACGGTCGGACCCGGCGATGCCATTGCAATTCCGCCGGGCGCGATTCATACCGTTTTCAACTCTGGGCACGAGCCGCTGGTGTTCTTATGCACGTGTGCGCCCGCTTACGAACACGAAGACACCGTGCTCGTGGAATGA
- the rlmN gene encoding 23S rRNA (adenine(2503)-C(2))-methyltransferase RlmN, whose product MLHLLDPVVFATLPHWLAQSAGGAPAYRAEQIRQWLFAGRAEAFDDMTNLPKPLRQQLAAEFTIWTTTTERHHQATDGTEKLLLRLADGHHIECVLLRDGSRRTICISSQVGCAMGCVFCASGLDGVVRNLTAGEIVEQMLRLQRLLPKDSPAGSDAQGESAGERLSHIVVMGMGEPLANLDRLLPALAEATSPTGLGISHRRITISTVGLPPAMDRLAELDSRFQLAVSLHAPNDELRNQLVPVNKNIGLSAIVAAADRYFEASGRRLTFEYVLLGGLNDQPEHACELAQLLRGRLALVNLIPYNAVPGLPYHAPTQKAVQQFVTTLEQAGLNAQIRERKGDEINAACGQLRRAIQMVV is encoded by the coding sequence ATGTTGCACCTTCTCGATCCTGTTGTATTTGCCACGCTGCCCCACTGGTTGGCGCAGTCGGCTGGCGGCGCGCCGGCGTATCGGGCCGAGCAAATTCGGCAATGGCTGTTTGCCGGCAGGGCGGAAGCATTCGACGACATGACCAACTTACCCAAGCCGCTACGGCAGCAATTGGCGGCCGAATTTACGATTTGGACCACGACCACTGAGCGGCATCATCAGGCGACCGATGGCACGGAAAAACTACTGTTGCGGCTGGCCGACGGTCATCACATCGAGTGCGTGCTATTGCGCGATGGGAGTCGGCGAACCATTTGCATTAGTTCCCAAGTCGGCTGCGCCATGGGCTGCGTTTTCTGTGCCAGCGGATTGGATGGCGTGGTGCGCAATTTAACGGCCGGCGAAATCGTTGAGCAAATGCTCCGCTTGCAACGGCTGCTGCCCAAAGACAGCCCTGCCGGTTCTGATGCACAGGGTGAAAGTGCCGGGGAGCGGCTCAGCCACATTGTGGTCATGGGAATGGGGGAACCGCTGGCAAACCTCGATCGTTTGCTGCCGGCGCTGGCCGAAGCGACCAGTCCCACCGGCCTGGGAATAAGCCACCGGCGAATCACGATTTCTACCGTCGGCTTGCCGCCGGCCATGGATCGGTTGGCAGAACTCGATTCCCGCTTTCAACTGGCCGTTTCGCTCCATGCGCCCAACGACGAATTGCGAAATCAACTGGTGCCGGTAAACAAAAACATCGGCTTATCGGCAATCGTGGCGGCGGCGGACCGTTATTTTGAAGCTTCCGGCCGGCGGCTCACGTTTGAATACGTGCTGCTGGGCGGATTGAACGACCAGCCGGAACACGCCTGCGAACTGGCCCAATTACTGCGCGGCCGCTTAGCTTTAGTCAATTTGATTCCCTACAACGCAGTGCCCGGCCTGCCGTATCACGCGCCGACCCAAAAAGCAGTACAGCAATTTGTAACCACGCTGGAGCAGGCCGGCTTGAACGCGCAAATCCGCGAGCGCAAGGGAGACGAAATCAACGCTGCCTGCGGGCAGTTGCGCCGCGCCATTCAAATGGTTGTTTAG
- a CDS encoding M20/M25/M40 family metallo-hydrolase produces the protein MAEKSQVRRSRKRRAPAGKASKQKPTGASAAGQQVATDEGLRLVMQMMSLPGLSGHEGLVAQFIMDQLRHAGAPETAIQLDTAHQRTPIAGEVGNLILKLPGTFKAPRRLLMAHMDTVPICLGCKPLIEKGFVRSADAKTGLGADDRAGATAILCAALAILRYNLPHPPLTFFWPIQEEVGLYGARHADVKLLGQPKLAFNWDGGTPEKVTLGATGGYRMQIQIEGLASHAGSAPELGVSAIAIAALAISRLHQEGWHGKIVKGKQSGTSNVGVIQGGAATNVVTEQVQLKAEARSHNPKFRQQIVRAIESAFTDAAKQVRSAQGARGKVTFEGHLDYESFQLDDGEACVAVAEAALRDMGLNPVRAISNGGLDANWMHVHGIPTVTLGCGQMNAHTTSERLDIAAFHQACEIALRLATATENTEGGE, from the coding sequence ATGGCTGAAAAATCTCAGGTTCGCCGTTCCCGCAAGCGCCGCGCCCCGGCTGGGAAAGCTTCCAAACAAAAGCCAACCGGCGCTTCAGCAGCGGGGCAGCAGGTCGCTACGGACGAAGGCCTGCGTTTGGTAATGCAAATGATGTCGTTGCCGGGACTCAGCGGCCACGAGGGTTTGGTGGCGCAATTCATTATGGATCAATTGCGGCATGCCGGCGCGCCGGAAACAGCGATTCAGCTCGATACCGCCCACCAACGCACGCCGATTGCCGGCGAGGTGGGCAACCTGATTTTGAAATTGCCTGGCACGTTCAAAGCTCCGCGGCGGCTACTGATGGCACACATGGACACCGTGCCGATTTGCCTGGGTTGCAAACCGCTGATCGAAAAGGGCTTTGTTCGTTCCGCCGATGCGAAGACGGGCTTAGGCGCCGACGATCGCGCAGGAGCAACCGCTATTTTGTGCGCCGCCCTGGCAATTTTACGATACAACTTGCCGCATCCGCCGCTCACTTTTTTCTGGCCCATTCAAGAAGAAGTTGGTCTGTACGGTGCGCGACACGCCGACGTGAAGCTGCTCGGCCAGCCGAAACTGGCCTTCAATTGGGATGGCGGCACTCCGGAAAAAGTGACGCTGGGCGCGACCGGCGGTTACCGGATGCAAATTCAAATTGAAGGACTGGCCAGCCACGCCGGCTCCGCGCCCGAACTGGGAGTTAGCGCCATCGCCATCGCCGCTTTGGCCATCAGCCGGCTGCACCAGGAAGGCTGGCACGGAAAAATCGTCAAGGGGAAACAGAGTGGAACCAGCAATGTCGGCGTGATTCAAGGCGGAGCGGCCACCAACGTGGTGACCGAGCAGGTGCAGCTTAAAGCTGAGGCGCGCAGTCACAATCCGAAATTTCGCCAACAAATTGTGCGGGCCATCGAAAGTGCGTTCACTGACGCCGCCAAACAAGTTCGCAGCGCACAAGGAGCGCGCGGCAAAGTGACGTTTGAAGGCCATCTCGATTACGAATCGTTCCAGCTCGACGATGGCGAAGCTTGCGTCGCAGTGGCCGAAGCTGCCCTGCGCGACATGGGCCTCAATCCCGTCCGGGCAATTTCCAACGGCGGCCTGGACGCCAACTGGATGCACGTGCACGGAATACCCACGGTCACGCTCGGCTGCGGGCAAATGAACGCCCATACAACTTCTGAACGGCTCGACATCGCGGCCTTCCATCAGGCCTGCGAAATTGCCTTGCGACTGGCAACGGCGACAGAAAACACAGAGGGTGGAGAGTAG
- a CDS encoding (2Fe-2S)-binding protein gives MELDDELCLCFHVTKRKVLNFLHVEKPRRASQMSECFGAGTGCGWCRPYLRKLFEAAHQETSSTAAVDNLPAAADYAAGRTHYVKAGGGVPPPGATPIGK, from the coding sequence ATGGAACTGGACGACGAACTTTGCCTCTGCTTTCACGTCACGAAGCGAAAAGTACTGAACTTTTTGCATGTAGAAAAGCCGCGGCGCGCGAGTCAAATGAGCGAGTGCTTCGGCGCCGGCACCGGCTGCGGCTGGTGTCGGCCGTATCTGCGCAAACTTTTTGAAGCGGCCCACCAGGAAACCTCTTCAACTGCGGCGGTTGACAATCTCCCGGCCGCTGCCGATTACGCCGCCGGCCGAACTCATTACGTGAAAGCCGGCGGCGGAGTGCCTCCCCCGGGGGCCACGCCCATTGGGAAATAA
- a CDS encoding FHA domain-containing protein has protein sequence MAPTPAPNVPDLSLYAAIHLLDSALGRPIRSWQFTDQPLISIGRADDRDVQISDPYVSRDHAQLQHSDGGWKLVSLGRHGVIVQGQSITEVPIQGETTFRLGSDGPTLRFNPAPPHTDNRMTMMFDSTVGEDLFALDHSKLEREVSEIVDADYFQQLQRRAQQLRDQRQ, from the coding sequence ATGGCTCCAACTCCAGCACCGAATGTCCCCGATCTATCCCTCTACGCTGCCATTCACCTGTTGGATTCGGCGTTGGGCCGCCCCATTCGCAGTTGGCAATTCACCGACCAGCCGCTCATTTCCATCGGCCGCGCCGACGACCGCGACGTCCAAATCAGCGATCCCTACGTCTCCCGCGACCACGCTCAACTGCAACATTCCGATGGCGGGTGGAAGCTGGTTTCGCTCGGCCGCCACGGCGTCATTGTGCAAGGCCAGTCCATTACCGAAGTTCCCATTCAAGGCGAAACCACCTTTCGCTTGGGATCCGACGGCCCCACGCTCCGTTTCAATCCCGCGCCTCCACACACCGACAACCGCATGACCATGATGTTCGATTCCACGGTCGGCGAAGATCTGTTCGCGCTCGATCACTCCAAACTGGAGCGCGAAGTCAGCGAAATTGTCGACGCCGATTACTTTCAGCAGCTCCAGCGCCGCGCCCAACAACTCCGCGATCAACGCCAATAA
- a CDS encoding MinD/ParA family protein produces the protein MPKIISTHSFRGGTGKSNTTANLAVLVARAGHRVGVIDTDIQSPGIHVLFQLEESAVKYSLNDYLWKRCRIEEAAYDVTARCIGNIPEDASRPRVFLIPSSLRTGEIARILREGYDVALLNDGLQDAVRRLNLDYLFIDTHPGVNEETLLSIAVSDMLVLIVRPDKQDFQGTAVAVELARKLAVPKMLLLVNKVAPGTNVPELREKIQTMYQAEVAGVLPLNTEMVRLASGEIFTNRFPDHPFSQELQGVAKRILE, from the coding sequence TTGCCAAAAATTATTTCCACGCATTCGTTCCGCGGCGGCACCGGCAAATCCAACACCACGGCCAACCTGGCCGTACTCGTGGCCCGCGCCGGCCATCGCGTCGGCGTCATCGATACCGACATTCAATCCCCCGGCATCCACGTCCTGTTTCAGCTCGAAGAATCCGCCGTTAAATATTCGCTGAACGATTATCTCTGGAAGCGTTGCCGCATCGAGGAAGCCGCTTACGATGTCACTGCCCGTTGCATCGGCAACATCCCCGAAGATGCTTCCCGCCCGCGCGTTTTCCTCATTCCTTCCAGCCTCCGCACCGGCGAAATCGCCCGCATTCTCCGCGAAGGTTACGATGTCGCCCTCCTCAACGACGGCCTGCAAGACGCCGTCCGCCGGCTGAATTTAGATTATCTGTTCATCGACACGCATCCCGGCGTCAACGAGGAAACGCTCCTCTCTATCGCCGTATCCGACATGCTCGTACTCATCGTCCGCCCCGACAAGCAAGATTTCCAAGGCACGGCCGTCGCTGTGGAACTGGCACGCAAGCTCGCTGTTCCCAAAATGCTGTTGCTGGTGAACAAAGTGGCGCCAGGCACCAACGTGCCGGAGTTGCGCGAAAAAATCCAAACCATGTATCAGGCCGAGGTCGCCGGCGTGCTCCCCCTCAATACCGAAATGGTCCGCCTGGCCAGCGGCGAAATTTTCACCAACCGTTTTCCCGACCATCCTTTCAGCCAGGAGCTGCAAGGCGTCGCCAAGCGCATTTTGGAGTGA
- the glsA gene encoding glutaminase A — protein MSVTSDDGELDLLLGKMKSAAAPLREVLRELHARYAAVNDGKVADYIPELAKADPNWFGISIATADGQVFEVGDCKQLFTIQSISKPFVYGLALEDHGLDYVLKKVGVEPTGEAFNAIVLDEASNRPFNPMVNAGAIATADLITGKDYPERVNRLLAMFSRYCGREMYLDNTVFMSERVTGHRNRAIGHLMLNFGMVGDHMQDSLELYFQQCSILVNCHDLAMIGATLANGGVNPATGQRAIKQEYVKYLLSIMHSCGMYDYAGEWAYRVGIPAKSGVGGGIVGVVPGQFGIGIFSPPLDAKGNSVRGIKVCQDLSEKFGLHCFESKFTGTSLHSLLSPARKS, from the coding sequence GTGTCCGTAACTTCCGACGACGGCGAACTCGACCTGCTGCTGGGCAAAATGAAATCGGCCGCCGCCCCGCTGCGCGAAGTTCTTCGCGAACTGCATGCCCGTTACGCCGCCGTTAACGACGGCAAAGTCGCCGACTACATTCCCGAGCTCGCCAAGGCCGATCCCAACTGGTTCGGCATTTCCATCGCCACTGCCGATGGCCAAGTGTTCGAAGTCGGCGATTGCAAACAGCTCTTCACCATTCAGTCCATTTCCAAGCCGTTCGTCTACGGCCTAGCGCTGGAAGATCATGGGCTGGATTACGTCCTGAAAAAAGTCGGTGTGGAACCCACGGGCGAAGCATTCAACGCCATTGTGCTGGATGAAGCATCCAACCGCCCGTTCAATCCGATGGTGAACGCCGGCGCAATTGCCACCGCCGATCTCATCACCGGCAAAGATTACCCGGAGCGTGTCAACCGCTTGCTCGCCATGTTCAGCCGTTATTGCGGGCGCGAAATGTATCTCGACAACACCGTCTTCATGTCGGAGCGCGTCACCGGTCATCGCAACCGCGCCATCGGCCATTTAATGTTGAACTTCGGCATGGTGGGCGATCACATGCAAGATTCCCTGGAACTCTATTTCCAACAGTGTTCCATCCTAGTGAACTGTCACGATTTAGCCATGATCGGCGCCACGCTGGCCAACGGCGGCGTGAATCCTGCCACCGGCCAGCGCGCCATCAAGCAGGAGTACGTCAAATACTTGCTCAGCATCATGCACTCCTGCGGCATGTACGATTACGCCGGCGAATGGGCCTACCGCGTAGGCATTCCCGCCAAAAGCGGCGTTGGCGGCGGCATCGTGGGCGTGGTGCCCGGACAATTCGGCATCGGAATTTTCTCACCCCCTTTAGATGCCAAAGGCAACAGCGTCCGCGGCATCAAAGTTTGCCAAGACCTTTCGGAAAAGTTTGGCCTGCATTGCTTTGAATCTAAATTCACAGGCACGTCGCTGCACAGCCTGCTGTCGCCGGCGCGTAAGTCCTAA
- a CDS encoding PQQ-binding-like beta-propeller repeat protein, with translation MRCLICRVLFPIGFCFTFALLSMIADGHPALAATPADAASGMPLEATPEYVRNWPQWRGPLGTGVAPDAHPPLAWSAKTDNSPEKNIRWSVALPGAGSSTPIVWGDQVFIQTAIPTGRKAEVVTDPPADAQEASPSTDKADKAGTAKSAKAPMFNIEKPNEYYQFVLLCLDRQTGQERWRKIAAEAVPHEGHHPDHGYASYSPVTDGTCVISYFGSRGLHCYDMHGNLKWEKDLGKMTTIFSFGEGSSPALYGNTVIVNWDHEAGSFIIAFNKETGEQLWRTERDEKSSWATPLVVPTADQTLVVTSGNQTARAYNLADGKLVWQCNGLTRIAIPTPVAANGIVYLMSGFQGSSLLAIRLGQTGDLTGTDAIAWKFDKDTPYVPSPLLYDGRLYCYKVNKAIVSCFDAATGNRLFGPERLDGMDDAYASPVGADGRVYLIGRNGTTVVIRNADKLEVLATNPLGEGVDASPALVGNELFVRGKEHLFCISEK, from the coding sequence ATGCGCTGTTTGATCTGTCGAGTGCTTTTCCCCATCGGCTTCTGTTTCACGTTCGCGCTGCTGTCGATGATCGCCGACGGCCACCCCGCGCTGGCCGCCACGCCCGCCGATGCTGCATCAGGCATGCCCCTTGAGGCCACGCCGGAGTACGTCAGAAATTGGCCGCAATGGCGCGGACCGCTTGGCACAGGGGTGGCGCCCGACGCTCATCCGCCGCTGGCTTGGAGCGCAAAAACCGACAATAGCCCCGAAAAAAACATCCGCTGGAGCGTGGCTTTGCCGGGCGCAGGCTCGTCCACGCCGATTGTGTGGGGCGATCAAGTTTTCATCCAAACGGCCATTCCTACCGGCCGCAAAGCAGAAGTGGTGACTGATCCGCCCGCCGATGCTCAGGAGGCATCACCATCGACAGACAAAGCGGATAAAGCCGGCACGGCAAAATCCGCCAAAGCGCCGATGTTCAACATCGAAAAGCCGAACGAATACTATCAATTCGTGCTCTTGTGCCTTGATCGCCAAACGGGGCAGGAACGCTGGCGAAAAATTGCCGCCGAAGCCGTGCCGCACGAAGGACATCATCCCGATCATGGGTATGCCTCCTACTCGCCGGTGACCGATGGCACTTGCGTGATTTCCTACTTCGGTTCGCGCGGGCTGCACTGCTACGACATGCACGGCAATTTGAAGTGGGAAAAAGACCTCGGCAAAATGACGACGATTTTTTCCTTTGGCGAAGGTTCATCGCCGGCGCTGTACGGCAACACTGTCATCGTGAATTGGGATCACGAGGCGGGTTCCTTCATCATCGCCTTCAATAAAGAAACCGGCGAGCAACTGTGGCGCACCGAGCGCGATGAAAAATCTTCCTGGGCCACGCCGCTGGTGGTGCCAACGGCAGATCAAACCTTGGTCGTCACGTCCGGCAATCAAACGGCCCGAGCGTACAACTTGGCTGATGGCAAGCTGGTCTGGCAGTGCAACGGGCTGACGCGAATTGCCATTCCGACGCCCGTAGCTGCCAACGGGATTGTGTACCTGATGTCGGGCTTTCAAGGCAGCTCGCTGTTGGCCATTCGACTGGGCCAGACGGGCGATCTTACGGGGACGGATGCCATTGCCTGGAAGTTCGATAAAGATACTCCCTATGTGCCATCTCCGCTGCTGTACGACGGTCGCTTGTATTGCTACAAAGTAAACAAAGCGATTGTGTCGTGCTTCGATGCGGCCACGGGAAATCGGTTGTTTGGCCCGGAACGACTCGATGGCATGGATGATGCTTACGCTTCGCCGGTTGGCGCAGATGGCCGGGTGTATTTGATTGGCCGCAATGGCACGACCGTGGTGATTCGCAATGCCGACAAGCTGGAAGTGCTAGCAACGAATCCGTTGGGCGAAGGAGTCGACGCCTCGCCGGCTTTGGTCGGCAACGAATTATTCGTTCGGGGCAAAGAACATTTGTTTTGTATTTCGGAAAAATAG
- a CDS encoding dienelactone hydrolase family protein — translation MTRSFVTALATYFALSAFCSTGLLAQDWAKQRLDKSPRHGEWVKVTHDNRDVNCFITYPEAKDKVPVVIVIHEIFGLTDWVRGVTDELAEAGYIAIAPDLLWGKAANGEGTEAIIKADGSQAIGRAIQSLPPDQITADLNAVYDYVSKLPSCNGKVVVCGFCWGGGQGFRYATNNKNLKAVYSFYGPPPTSQADVARINCPVYGFYGGMDSRIGAMIPAITDLMKKENKTYEPKTYDGAGHGFMRDGEDPTSKTPQHEANAKARDEAWQRWKDLLKGA, via the coding sequence ATGACACGCTCGTTTGTAACCGCGCTGGCAACTTATTTTGCATTGTCGGCGTTTTGTTCCACTGGCTTGTTGGCTCAAGATTGGGCCAAACAGCGGCTGGACAAGTCACCTCGCCACGGCGAATGGGTGAAAGTCACTCACGACAATCGCGACGTCAACTGCTTCATCACGTATCCGGAAGCGAAAGATAAAGTGCCGGTCGTGATTGTCATTCACGAAATTTTCGGCCTCACCGATTGGGTTCGCGGCGTGACCGATGAACTGGCCGAGGCAGGCTACATTGCCATTGCGCCCGATCTGCTATGGGGCAAGGCCGCCAATGGCGAAGGGACCGAAGCCATCATCAAGGCCGACGGATCGCAAGCCATTGGTCGGGCGATTCAATCGCTGCCGCCGGATCAAATCACGGCCGATTTGAACGCGGTGTACGATTATGTTTCCAAACTCCCCTCGTGCAACGGCAAAGTGGTCGTCTGCGGATTTTGCTGGGGCGGCGGTCAAGGATTCCGCTACGCCACGAACAACAAAAATTTGAAAGCGGTCTACTCATTCTACGGTCCGCCGCCAACCTCCCAGGCCGATGTCGCCCGCATCAACTGTCCCGTGTACGGTTTCTACGGCGGCATGGATAGCCGCATTGGAGCGATGATTCCCGCCATCACGGATCTCATGAAAAAAGAAAATAAAACCTACGAACCAAAGACGTACGACGGGGCCGGCCACGGCTTTATGCGCGACGGCGAAGACCCCACCAGCAAAACGCCGCAGCACGAAGCCAACGCTAAAGCCCGTGACGAAGCCTGGCAGCGCTGGAAAGATCTGTTGAAGGGCGCCTGA
- a CDS encoding tetratricopeptide repeat protein, producing the protein MFAKWLVVVLPLAAVGAVLADRAKARAEDAPAAKTQEAKPQESQTPKYKVGSRVIVIHETPLRVDDLPVKQLEAGTPLVVEELNDQGFLGVTSGRAGWVDAADVVPLDNALEPLSKLLAEDADNIKLHQARAAIAEDQKDWDVALDDLNALIRLEPDKTSYVINRAEIWVAKREWDKAIDDLDAAVKREENPALALLKRGYVWDQRKEYAKALADFNEALSHDLDDAFKAEVLAYRAGVYVDQHEYDKAMADFNEALKLDSRNPTVYLLRGSAYAVQKDFKHAIADYTAALWLDSKDPAIYDARGDAFVQNEEWRAAISDFKKAIELSPGRAQAHNELAWILATCPEDKFRDGKSAVEEAKKAVELTHDKDAALIDTLAAAYAEAGDFDKAVENQKQAVSLEEDEKMRADMQTRVDLFQQHKPYREKPSDRPAAD; encoded by the coding sequence ATGTTTGCCAAATGGCTTGTTGTTGTTCTGCCACTGGCCGCGGTAGGAGCGGTTCTTGCTGATCGAGCTAAGGCTCGCGCGGAGGATGCGCCAGCGGCCAAAACACAGGAAGCGAAGCCGCAGGAATCTCAGACGCCGAAGTATAAAGTCGGCAGCCGCGTCATTGTGATTCACGAAACTCCGCTGCGCGTAGACGACCTGCCAGTAAAGCAACTGGAGGCCGGCACGCCGCTGGTGGTGGAAGAGTTGAACGACCAGGGATTTCTGGGCGTAACGTCCGGGCGGGCTGGCTGGGTCGATGCCGCCGACGTGGTTCCGCTTGATAATGCTCTGGAGCCGTTGAGCAAACTGCTGGCCGAAGACGCCGACAATATCAAGTTGCACCAAGCCCGAGCGGCCATTGCCGAAGATCAAAAAGATTGGGATGTTGCGCTGGACGATCTGAACGCCCTCATCCGCTTGGAGCCGGACAAAACAAGCTACGTGATCAATCGCGCTGAAATTTGGGTGGCGAAGCGCGAGTGGGATAAAGCAATTGATGATCTCGACGCCGCGGTGAAGCGCGAAGAGAATCCCGCCTTGGCCTTGCTGAAGCGCGGTTACGTGTGGGACCAGCGCAAGGAGTATGCTAAAGCGCTGGCCGATTTCAACGAAGCGCTCAGCCACGATTTGGACGATGCATTCAAGGCCGAAGTTTTGGCCTATCGCGCCGGCGTGTATGTCGATCAGCACGAATACGACAAGGCGATGGCCGATTTCAACGAGGCTCTAAAGCTCGATTCCCGAAATCCCACGGTGTATTTGCTGCGCGGCAGCGCTTATGCCGTTCAAAAAGATTTCAAGCACGCCATTGCCGACTACACTGCGGCCTTGTGGCTCGATTCCAAAGATCCAGCCATTTACGACGCCCGGGGCGATGCGTTCGTGCAGAACGAGGAATGGCGGGCGGCCATTTCTGACTTCAAAAAAGCAATCGAGCTGTCTCCCGGTCGGGCCCAGGCTCACAACGAATTGGCCTGGATTTTGGCCACTTGCCCCGAAGACAAATTCCGAGACGGAAAATCAGCCGTGGAAGAGGCCAAAAAGGCGGTAGAGTTGACGCACGATAAGGATGCCGCGCTCATCGACACGTTGGCCGCCGCTTACGCCGAAGCGGGAGATTTTGACAAGGCTGTGGAAAACCAAAAGCAGGCCGTCAGCTTGGAAGAGGACGAAAAAATGCGGGCCGACATGCAAACCCGGGTCGATTTATTCCAACAGCACAAACCTTACCGGGAAAAGCCATCGGACCGGCCGGCTGCGGATTAA